The genomic stretch AGTCCTGGCCCCAGGGACTCAGGGGCTCCAGGGCGGGAGGTCTGCTGGGCCTGTGGCtggtgaggtggggtggggggctgcacAGCCAGAGgagggctggggatggtggcagttTGGGGTTGACAGGCAGAGCTGCAGCCTCCACTCAGGCTCTTGGCCACTTTTGGGGGTCCTTCCACCCTCCACTTGGTCCAGGGTCACTCACAGAGTAAGGGAAAGCTCTTTCCACTGCACCACACTTCTGAGGGTCCCCACAGCCCTCCTACCCCCATTGGGGCACTGGGGGGTGCCATTTCCCCGCCTCTCATATGAGCCTGCGTGGAGATGGGGGAAGCTCACTGCCTTCTCCCTCCTCTGCCGTGTGTGCATTGGGGGTCACTGCTGCTCCTCTGAGCGGGGAGCACAGGTCGGGGTGCCTGATGGGCCAGGCACTGGGACACTTTCTGACCTTGCCAGGTATCTGGAGCTGCCCACTCCCTCTCTGCTGTCATTTTCCCTCTGGGTTGGAAAAGGTCAGAGGCCGGCCTGGAGTGGAGGCTGCCTGGCTAACACCAGGGGATGGCAGCCTCCTGTTGTCATGGGGCAGCAGATGGCAGCCCTTCCCTTCACCCTCTGCGCTGGACCACCTGGCCCCCTCTGTTGGGTCTGAGGGGGAGGTGCCGGCTCTGCCGGTGGGCGTCTGGGGGGCGCCAGTCCCGCCCACCCCCTACCCCTTGTGCGCCAGAGCGCAGGCCCCAGCAAGGCAGAGGCGGCCCGAGGGGTGGGGCGCCCATGTCTCTGAAGATGCCTCCAGCACTCTGCATGAGAGCTGGGCACGCTGAAGCCCTCCTGGCGTCACTGCTGTTCACCCCCATGGTGTCCCACTACTCGTGTGTGGTCCCCTTGTCCTAGTCCCGCTAGATCTGGGGCCCCGGGGGTGTCTGGAGCTGTGGACTTGGGCGACTCTGCCCCCATCCCTGCCGTCTGGGTCTAGCATCCTCTCTGGgcgccccccgccgggccaggaGGGCGGAGCTGGAGAGTCGGCGTGAACGCGCTTCCCAGGCGCGCAGCGGTTACCATGGCAGCGCCGGCGCAGAGCGTAGACCGCAGGGCCCAGGGCGGAGGCCGCCCAAGCCCTGGGGTGACCGAATCCCCGCGGGGACTCGTCATGCTGGGCCGTCGCCTCCGTTGCTCTCGCTCTAACTGGGGGCGCCTTGCCCGCCGAGCCTGCACGGAGGCGGCCCCTTCCTCTCTCGCCCTCCGAggcgggggaggggggcgggggggctCTGTTCGCCCCTCCCCGGCTCCCTGCCGACCTTGGCGTCTCCAGGAAACGCCGGAGCGCCCAGCCCATCGCCATGGCAACGCGGGCTGGGCCGGCTCCTCTTCAGGGATGATTGACGTAGGGGGTCTGGCCCGGGCCAACAGCCGGGGAGGGCGCGCCGCCCGGGATTAACTGCTCAGGGCCTAGAGTTGGGAAGCTGCGGGGCGCAGGGGGCGGTGGGGGGGTGCGGTGGAGCGTCCCCGACCAGGAAACGCTCAGGCACCCGCTGTGGCCCGTGAGGGGATTGCCCTCCCTGCGGGGTGGACAGACACAGGGCTCAAaggtgccccctccccaccctcggGGAGTGGACCGGAGCGCAGCTGCTCCAGGCCATTGTGTTTGCGggagggggcggggtgggggccaGAGCCCAGAGGGGACCTGGAAGTTTGGAACTGAGAAAGTGGCACAGGAGTGGGGCCCTAGGGCACGAGGGCTTTCGAAGGATTTGTTTTGGGCCTTGGGAGTGCTCGCCGTCACGGTGGGCTTAGGGGGCTCCCGCCTCCAACCCCTCCCCCAGTTTAGGACCCTGGCGGGAGGCTTGAGACTAACCTCAGAGAAGGGGCAGGAAGGGGTCAACCCGCAGCCCCACAGGGGGAGGGAGGATTTCTCCAGGAGCCCTCCTCTAGGCAGGGGGCCCCTTGCAGCAGTCCCTGAGGGCAGGAAACGCTGTGTGACTGTAGGCAGAgtgctcaacctctctgagcccaaGTGGCTGTAGTTCATGCCACAAACACCTGAGTGTCCCTGTGTGCTGGCTTGGGCTGACGCCAGAGAGAGCCCATCACCTTCTTTTTGGGGTTTGGGGCTTGGCCTGGACCATACAGACAGGGGCCAGGAGAGAAGTTctcccctccctgtccccagACGTGTCCCTCTGCCCTCATAGACTGGGCCTCCCTTCCCACCTCACatccccctccccaccttccccctgCCAGACCCTGTAGGCCCCATAGCAGACAGGTCTAGAACTTGGTCCCCGGCCAGGTCTGGGCTGCCACCACAATTTCTGGCAGATACAGGAAGCCCCCTCTCCAGCACCCTGTCTTGTTGCCTTCTCCATCTGAGagaggctgggggatggggacCCCACCCCAGAATCCTGCTTTTCACCCTCCCTCCTGGACGAAGGGCAGGGTGAGGTGGGGCGGGGGTCTACACTTGTTCTAAGGTGGAGCCTTCAGGGAGGCTCTTGAAACTGCcggtatatttgtgtgtatgtttatttggGGGGTCCTGAGTAGAGTTGGGGACCCACCTGAGCTGCCCTGCCAGCCAGGACGATGCAGGGCCAGTTGGGATGGGTCTGGAGTGGGGAGCAGGTCTGTGAGAAACGAGGGCGACACTGGATCCTGCGTCTTACAGGGTCTTCAGACCCACAGATCCTCAGGCCGACAACCCCAGTGTGCTCACTGACCAATGCCAGCTCGCTGTCCCATGGGGCCAGCCACCTGCAGAGAGGAGGGGGCACACCCCAGGTAGGAAGTGTCCAGGTGTCCTGACCTGGCCCTCTGGGTTTCCCGCACCCTTACAGAGTGCTGCAGCCGCCCCCAGCCCTGTTATGGGGAGTATGGCCCCAGGTGACACAATGGCCGCAGGCCCCATGGCGGCTGGCTTCTTCCAGGTATGGCCCCGGCTGGAGTCCACTGGCCCCCAACTCTGGCTGAACATGCATTTGAGGGTGGGGGGTCCCATGTGGGCAGAGGTCATGAGGCCGGCAGGCTGGAGTTGGGTGGGAGGGTCCTCTGTGCCGCAGGTGTGCCCAGGTGGGCCTTTCAGGGGCCAGTGAGGGAAGGCCCGAGTGCAGTGGAGGGTGGGTGTCTGTGCGCTTGGCCTGCACATGTGTCCGCACAGGGTGCTTGGGGATGCAGTAGCCACAGTGGTCCTGGTGACCACTGGTGCCTGAGTCCTGCCCTCAAGCCTTCCCACAAGGTCCCTGTCCCACAGGCTGGCCCACCCCTCTGCCTCCATGGAGCCCCTCCCCTCCTCAGCCAAACCCAGTAGGGCCTTACTCCCCCCCACCCACCTGGTTCTGTCCTCCTAGGGCCCCCCCGGCTCCCAGCCGTCCCCCCACAACCCCAACGCCCCCATGATGGGGCCTCACGGTCAGGTAAGGAGCTGTGGTGcctgcccctcacacacacacatcccctcCCCCAGCGccgccccctcccaccctcaaGCCATGATGTCCTGGCTGGCGCCAGCTGGCCGGGCTTTGCTGGCTGGTTCTGGAGAGGGGGCTTCCCAGGTCGGGGGCCCCAGCATAGCAGGAATGGGGTAGCTTTGGGGACCAGAGGGTGGGGGAAGGTGCTGATCCCCGCCCACCTCTTCCAGCCCTTCATGTCACCGCGCTTCCCAGGGGGCCCCCGGCCCACCCTGCGGATGCCGAGTCAGGTGAGAAAGGGATGAGGGGAGGGCGGGCAGGAGCTGGGCCGGGGAGGGAGCACCCCACACTCAGTGCCGCCGCACCCCCTCCGCAGCCTCCTGCAGGCCTCCCTggctcccagcccctcctccctggcGCCATGGAGCCCTCCCCACGAGCCCAGGGTGAGTAGGGAAGCTCCAGCCCCTATCCCGCCATCAATCAGAATTCCAGCTCTCAGAGCCCGGACCTTGCTGCCTCCCCACTGTCCACACTGGGGAATGGTCCAGGTCCAAGTCCCCTTCCTTCTGCCCCACCCCAGGGCATCCAAGCATGGGCGGCCCAATGCAGAGGGTGACGCCTCCTCGTGGCATGGCCAGCGTGGGGCCCCAGGTAAGAGTGGAGCCCTGGTGGGTGGGGCCTTCGGGCTGTCCCCGGTCTACCCCTCACAGCCCCTTTGCCTCCGCAGAGCTATGGAGGTGGCATGCGACCCCCACCCAACTCCCTCGCCGGCCCAGGCCTGCCTGCCATGAACATGTAAGACCCTGGGGGATCCTAGGAGTGTGCAGTTCGCAGGCCACCACCAGCTTCATGGCTGGGTCAGCTGGGGCAGGTCCTGAATCCTCAGGACAGCCTTGGATATTGTTTATTTCATGGCCACCGTTGAGGGGAAACTGAGACTTGAAGTAGCAATTAGTCTCCTGGGGCCAGTGATGGGTTGGGATTGGAACCTGGCAGCTCATGGTGGCCACTTTTCCAGCAACATCTGCTGCTCTGTGGTCTGTCTGGGGATACAGTGGAGCagggtgtggggggtgtgtggtgAGGGCTGTGATCCACATGGACTAGCCCCAGAGTCTGTCATCCGCGGTCTCTTCCAGGGGCCCAGGAGTTCGTGGCCCGTGGGCCAGCCCCAGTGGAAACTCGGTGAGCCTATGGCTGGGTGGGCAggcttggggtggggtgggaggggcacTGGGTGAGCCGCCTGGCTGACTGCTCACAGCTGCCCTTGTCCCCAGATCCCCTACTCCTCCTCATCTCCCGGCAGCTACACGGTAAGTCTGAGCAAAGCTGGGTCACCCCTGGGCAGGGGTTGTGGGATGGCAGATGAGGGGCCATTTCTCACGGTTCCTGTCTCCTGTGTGCAGGGACCCCCAGGAGGAGGTGGGCCCCCTGGAACACCCATCATGCCTAGCCCTGGAGGTATGGCCTAGTAAGAGGTGGGGGTGTGCTAGGGTGGGTGTGTTTGGGGGAACCCCGTCACACCTGGCACCCTTCTGGTCTCCCCCAGATTCCACCAACTCCAGCGAAAACATGTACACTATCATGAACCCCATCGGGCAGGGCGCCGGCAGGGCTAATGTGAGTGGGGGCTTGCGGGGGTGCTTCTCGAGGCGGTGACCCCACTTGGGGAATGGGTGGCCCGAGTCCCACACTGTCCCCATGCCCGCAGTTCCCGCTTGGCCCTGGCCCGGAGGGCCCCATGGCCGCCATGAGCGCGATGGAGCCTCACCACGTGAACGGATCCCTGGGTGAGTGGGCGTCCCTGCTCCCGCCCACGTTGCCTTCCGGGCCCTTGCGCTCCCTGGCTGCTTCCCCCTGCCGTCAGCCCGCCTGCCGGGTGGAGGCGTCTAGTGGCGTCCTGAGCCCCCCGGGGGCCGCTCAGTGACAGGGGCTGCCCCGAGCTGGAGGGGGATCCAGCGACCAAACCAGAGGATGCACTGACCGCCCCTCCCCCCCAGGCCCAACCCTCCACCTGGCCTCAGTCCCGGGGTTCCTGGCGGGCTGTGCGGGGCGGGGGCGCGTCGGCGGGGGCAGCTTGCGAGGGTCGTTGGCCCCTGGAGGCCGAGGGGCATGGCGCCAGCACGTCTGAGCCGGTGCCCGTGTGTGTCCCTGTCTGTAGGCTCGGGCGACATGGACGGGTTGCCGAAGGTAAGGAGGCTGCGCTCTTGCCGGGGATGGGATCCGGGGGGgcggcggggagggggcggggcagggAGTTGCGCGCTGACCGCGGCCGCCCCCAGAGTTCCCCCGGCGCCGTGGCCGGCCTGAGCAACGCCCCGGGCACCCCGCGGGACGACGGCGAGATGGCGGCCGCCGGGACCTTCCTGCACCCGTTCCCGAGCGAAAGCGTAAGCGACTGCGTCGACTCCCCCCCCGCGGCGGCGTCGGGCCGGAGGGGCCTGGCGGGCAGGCCCCGGCGGGGCGGCCGGGGGGCCAGAGCAAGACCGTGACCGCGGCGGGCCAGGTGGGGGGGCGGCCGCGGCATCCTTTCCCTCTCCTcaacctctccccaccccccaccacctcccGCTCCTATTTCACCGTCCTGATCCCATCCGCCCCCACCCCGGGACCCGCGCCCCAGGGCGGCCTTCCCATGCATCGCCCCTCCCCCGTTCCCTCCTGTCCCCACCCCATGTCTGCCCaggacccagccctgccctgtCCCCCATTGTCCCTGGGGGCGGGTCCCAGCCTCTTTCGGAGCTGAACTTGGCCCCTGCGCGCTGCCCCCTCCTCTCTCCGCAGTACTCGCCAGGGATGACCATGAGCGTGTGATGGGGCGGCAGCCCCGGGCCTCTCTGCGGGCCTAGGCTTCTGCCCAGCGCCCCTGCTCAGGGCGAGGGGCTGAGGTCACACCTCGGGCACCTGGACTCCTGGCCAATCAAGGCttgcccagctgggaggccccacACGAAAGACTCTTACCATTTTATTAAAAACGCAAGGACCTCAGAGACGTTCTTTTCTGTATGGACCCTTCCTGCCATTTGTATTTTGTCCCAGAGAGAAAGGCTCTTTGGGGGGCCCCTCTCCCCAGGACGTCAGGGGGTGGGGCCCATCAATAAATGGAAgctggttttggtttttggtagCTTGTCTCAGATTCCCTCTTTGGCCTTCTGCCACCACACTCTCCACCCTGTGGTCTTGTTCCGTCCCCGCCCCCATCTAGCCCCACCTTTGAGAACTGGGGGCAGAGCGAGGCTCCAGGTTCTGGGCTCTCCCTGGGAGTTGGGGTGATGACCATGGGCAGAGGGGGTGGGACTGAAGCTGGGCGCTCAAGAGTCGGGGAAGTAGAGGGAGGCAGAGTCAGGTCACAGGCCCCAAGAACCCCAGGTGGAAGGAGGGCTGAGTGGCAGCGCCTTTATTTGTGGGG from Pan paniscus chromosome 20, NHGRI_mPanPan1-v2.0_pri, whole genome shotgun sequence encodes the following:
- the SSBP4 gene encoding single-stranded DNA-binding protein 4 isoform X8, which encodes MSTCCTSVPRSQPRPSCLRSDGRRTSRWGSPLGSCTPGGASSGTCTARRLTEERPASTPARPRPSRTMVFRPTDPQADNPSVLTDQCQLAVPWGQPPAERRGHTPGPPRLPAVPPQPQRPHDGASRSALHVTALPRGPPAHPADAESGHPSMGGPMQRVTPPRGMASVGPQSYGGGMRPPPNSLAGPGLPAMNMGPGVRGPWASPSGNSIPYSSSSPGSYTGPPGGGGPPGTPIMPSPGDSTNSSENMYTIMNPIGQGAGRANFPLGPGPEGPMAAMSAMEPHHVNGSLGSGDMDGLPKSSPGAVAGLSNAPGTPRDDGEMAAAGTFLHPFPSESVSDCVDSPPAAASGRRGLAGRPRRGGRGARARP
- the SSBP4 gene encoding single-stranded DNA-binding protein 4 isoform X11, with the translated sequence MYAKGGKGSAVPSDSQAREKLALYVYEYLLHIGAQKSAQTFLSEIRWEKNITLGEPPGFLHSWWCVFWDLYCAAPDRREACEHSGEAKAFQDYSAAAAPSPVMGSMAPGDTMAAGPMAAGFFQPFMSPRFPGGPRPTLRMPSQPPAGLPGSQPLLPGAMEPSPRAQGHPSMGGPMQRVTPPRGMASVGPQSYGGGMRPPPNSLAGPGLPAMNMGPGVRGPWASPSGNSIPYSSSSPGSYTVSLSKAGSPLGRGCGMADEGPFLTVPVSCVQGPPGGGGPPGTPIMPSPGDSTNSSENMYTIMNPIGQGAGRANFPLGPGPEGPMAAMSAMEPHHVNGSLGSGDMDGLPKSSPGAVAGLSNAPGTPRDDGEMAAAGTFLHPFPSESYSPGMTMSV
- the SSBP4 gene encoding single-stranded DNA-binding protein 4 isoform X10, whose protein sequence is MSTCCTSVPRSQPRPSCLSVFWDLYCAAPDRREACEHSGEAKAFQDYSAAAAPSPVMGSMAPGDTMAAGPMAAGFFQGPPGSQPSPHNPNAPMMGPHGQPFMSPRFPGGPRPTLRMPSQPPAGLPGSQPLLPGAMEPSPRAQGHPSMGGPMQRVTPPRGMASVGPQSYGGGMRPPPNSLAGPGLPAMNMGPGVRGPWASPSGNSIPYSSSSPGSYTGPPGGGGPPGTPIMPSPGDSTNSSENMYTIMNPIGQGAGRANFPLGPGPEGPMAAMSAMEPHHVNGSLGSGDMDGLPKSSPGAVAGLSNAPGTPRDDGEMAAAGTFLHPFPSESVSDCVDSPPAAASGRRGLAGRPRRGGRGARARP
- the SSBP4 gene encoding single-stranded DNA-binding protein 4 isoform X4; its protein translation is MLSVAANVCGWVYNNVGGRLHLRLALYVYEYLLHIGAQKSAQTFLSEIRWEKNITLGEPPGFLHSWWCVFWDLYCAAPDRREACEHSGEAKAFQDYSAAAAPSPVMGSMAPGDTMAAGPMAAGFFQGPPGSQPSPHNPNAPMMGPHGQPFMSPRFPGGPRPTLRMPSQPPAGLPGSQPLLPGAMEPSPRAQGHPSMGGPMQRVTPPRGMASVGPQSYGGGMRPPPNSLAGPGLPAMNMGPGVRGPWASPSGNSIPYSSSSPGSYTGPPGGGGPPGTPIMPSPGDSTNSSENMYTIMNPIGQGAGRANFPLGPGPEGPMAAMSAMEPHHVNGSLGSGDMDGLPKSSPGAVAGLSNAPGTPRDDGEMAAAGTFLHPFPSESYSPGMTMSV
- the SSBP4 gene encoding single-stranded DNA-binding protein 4 isoform X6 codes for the protein MLSVAANVCGWVYNNVGGRLHLRLALYVYEYLLHIGAQKSAQTFLSEIRWEKNITLGEPPGFLHSWWCVFWDLYCAAPDRREACEHSGEAKAFQDYSAAAAPSPVMGSMAPGDTMAAGPMAAGFFQPFMSPRFPGGPRPTLRMPSQPPAGLPGSQPLLPGAMEPSPRAQGHPSMGGPMQRVTPPRGMASVGPQSYGGGMRPPPNSLAGPGLPAMNMGPGVRGPWASPSGNSIPYSSSSPGSYTGPPGGGGPPGTPIMPSPGDSTNSSENMYTIMNPIGQGAGRANFPLGPGPEGPMAAMSAMEPHHVNGSLGSGDMDGLPKSSPGAVAGLSNAPGTPRDDGEMAAAGTFLHPFPSESYSPGMTMSV
- the SSBP4 gene encoding single-stranded DNA-binding protein 4 isoform X3 codes for the protein MYAKGGKGSAVPSDSQAREKLALYVYEYLLHIGAQKSAQTFLSEIRWEKNITLGEPPGFLHSWWCVFWDLYCAAPDRREACEHSGEAKAFQDYSAAAAPSPVMGSMAPGDTMAAGPMAAGFFQGPPGSQPSPHNPNAPMMGPHGQPFMSPRFPGGPRPTLRMPSQPPAGLPGSQPLLPGAMEPSPRAQGHPSMGGPMQRVTPPRGMASVGPQSYGGGMRPPPNSLAGPGLPAMNMGPGVRGPWASPSGNSIPYSSSSPGSYTGPPGGGGPPGTPIMPSPGDSTNSSENMYTIMNPIGQGAGRANFPLGPGPEGPMAAMSAMEPHHVNGSLGSGDMDGLPKSSPGAVAGLSNAPGTPRDDGEMAAAGTFLHPFPSESVSDCVDSPPAAASGRRGLAGRPRRGGRGARARP
- the SSBP4 gene encoding single-stranded DNA-binding protein 4 isoform X2 — its product is MYAKGGKGSAVPSDSQAREKLALYVYEYLLHIGAQKSAQTFLSEIRWEKNITLGEPPGFLHSWWCVFWDLYCAAPDRREACEHSGEAKAFQDYSAAAAPSPVMGSMAPGDTMAAGPMAAGFFQPFMSPRFPGGPRPTLRMPSQPPAGLPGSQPLLPGAMEPSPRAQGHPSMGGPMQRVTPPRGMASVGPQSYGGGMRPPPNSLAGPGLPAMNMGPGVRGPWASPSGNSIPYSSSSPGSYTVSLSKAGSPLGRGCGMADEGPFLTVPVSCVQGPPGGGGPPGTPIMPSPGDSTNSSENMYTIMNPIGQGAGRANFPLGPGPEGPMAAMSAMEPHHVNGSLGSGDMDGLPKSSPGAVAGLSNAPGTPRDDGEMAAAGTFLHPFPSESVSDCVDSPPAAASGRRGLAGRPRRGGRGARARP
- the SSBP4 gene encoding single-stranded DNA-binding protein 4 isoform X7 encodes the protein MYAKGGKGSAVPSDSQAREKLALYVYEYLLHIGAQKSAQTFLSEIRWEKNITLGEPPGFLHSWWCVFWDLYCAAPDRREACEHSGEAKAFQDYSAAAAPSPVMGSMAPGDTMAAGPMAAGFFQGPPGSQPSPHNPNAPMMGPHGQPFMSPRFPGGPRPTLRMPSQPPAGLPGSQPLLPGAMEPSPRAQGHPSMGGPMQRVTPPRGMASVGPQSYGGGMRPPPNSLAGPGLPAMNMGPGVRGPWASPSGNSIPYSSSSPGSYTGPPGGGGPPGTPIMPSPGDSTNSSENMYTIMNPIGQGAGRANFPLGPGPEGPMAAMSAMEPHHVNGSLGSGDMDGLPKSSPGAVAGLSNAPGTPRDDGEMAAAGTFLHPFPSESYSPGMTMSV
- the SSBP4 gene encoding single-stranded DNA-binding protein 4 isoform X1 → MLSVAANVCGWVYNNVGGRLHLRLALYVYEYLLHIGAQKSAQTFLSEIRWEKNITLGEPPGFLHSWWCVFWDLYCAAPDRREACEHSGEAKAFQDYSAAAAPSPVMGSMAPGDTMAAGPMAAGFFQGPPGSQPSPHNPNAPMMGPHGQPFMSPRFPGGPRPTLRMPSQPPAGLPGSQPLLPGAMEPSPRAQGHPSMGGPMQRVTPPRGMASVGPQSYGGGMRPPPNSLAGPGLPAMNMGPGVRGPWASPSGNSIPYSSSSPGSYTGPPGGGGPPGTPIMPSPGDSTNSSENMYTIMNPIGQGAGRANFPLGPGPEGPMAAMSAMEPHHVNGSLGSGDMDGLPKSSPGAVAGLSNAPGTPRDDGEMAAAGTFLHPFPSESVSDCVDSPPAAASGRRGLAGRPRRGGRGARARP
- the SSBP4 gene encoding single-stranded DNA-binding protein 4 isoform X5, whose protein sequence is MYAKGGKGSAVPSDSQAREKLALYVYEYLLHIGAQKSAQTFLSEIRWEKNITLGEPPGFLHSWWCVFWDLYCAAPDRREACEHSGEAKAFQDYSAAAAPSPVMGSMAPGDTMAAGPMAAGFFQPFMSPRFPGGPRPTLRMPSQPPAGLPGSQPLLPGAMEPSPRAQGHPSMGGPMQRVTPPRGMASVGPQSYGGGMRPPPNSLAGPGLPAMNMGPGVRGPWASPSGNSIPYSSSSPGSYTGPPGGGGPPGTPIMPSPGDSTNSSENMYTIMNPIGQGAGRANFPLGPGPEGPMAAMSAMEPHHVNGSLGSGDMDGLPKSSPGAVAGLSNAPGTPRDDGEMAAAGTFLHPFPSESVSDCVDSPPAAASGRRGLAGRPRRGGRGARARP
- the SSBP4 gene encoding single-stranded DNA-binding protein 4 isoform X9 — protein: MYAKGGKGSAVPSDSQAREKLALYVYEYLLHIGAQKSAQTFLSEIRWEKNITLGEPPGFLHSWWCVFWDLYCAAPDRREACEHSGEAKAFQDYSAAAAPSPVMGSMAPGDTMAAGPMAAGFFQPFMSPRFPGGPRPTLRMPSQPPAGLPGSQPLLPGAMEPSPRAQGHPSMGGPMQRVTPPRGMASVGPQSYGGGMRPPPNSLAGPGLPAMNMGPGVRGPWASPSGNSIPYSSSSPGSYTGPPGGGGPPGTPIMPSPGDSTNSSENMYTIMNPIGQGAGRANFPLGPGPEGPMAAMSAMEPHHVNGSLGSGDMDGLPKSSPGAVAGLSNAPGTPRDDGEMAAAGTFLHPFPSESYSPGMTMSV